CTGATTATAAAGAACTTGAAAATATTAAAAATGTTGATTTTATAGTGGGTGCAAGTGATGGATGTTTAGCTAATTTAGGCTCTAATTCGATAAATAAAAATGTTGCATCAGTTACCATAGGAACAAGTGGAGCTATAAGAACTTCTTGTGATCAAGCTTATACTGATGAACAGGGGAAAACATTTTGTTATTATTTAGATGAAAATTTATATATTATAGGCGGAGCTATTAATAACGGTGGAATAGCTTATGAATGGATAATTCAAAAATTATTTTCAGATGATAAAGATTATAAAGATCTCGATAATCGTTTAAAATCTGTGAAAGAAGGTTCTGATGGCTTAATTTTTATACCTTTTATATTTGGAGAAAGAGCACCTTATTGGGATTCATCACTTAAAGGATCTTTTCTTGGTATAAAAAACAATCATACTAAAGATCATTTTTTAAAAGCTTGTGTAGAGGGAATATGTTTTAGTATAAAAGATGTTTTAAATTCTATTAGTTCATTATCTAATGGTATAAAAAAGATAAATTTAAATGGTGGTATTTTTCAAAGTGAAGAATGGATAAAAACTTTTTCTGATATATCTGGAATAGAATTAAATCTGTATGAAACACATGAAAGTTCTGCTTTAGGAGCAATTATTCTTGGTAAAAAGGCTGTTGGAGAAATAAAAGATTTAAATGATTTTTCTTTTGATATATCTGAGATAAAAAAATATTGTTTTAATTCAGAAAAACATGAATTTTATAAAAAGAGATTTGAATTATATAAAGAAGGTATAAACTTACTTTATAAATTTAATAAAAAAATATAGAGAATATGGGGGGATATTGATGTCTATGGCAGCTTATTTGGGGATTGTTATGGTCGTTGGAGTTATTGTTCTTTTATTCATGGTTATAAAACTTAAAGTTCAAGCTTTTATTTCTTTGTTAATTGTTAGTATGGGAGTCGGTATATTTTCTGGAATGCCTCTTGATAAAGTCATAACTTCTATGACAAATGGTATGGGTGGAACACTTGGATTTATAGCTGTGGTTGTTGGTCTTGGATCTATGTTTGGTAAAATGCTTGAAGTTTCTGGCGGGACACAGAGACTAGCAAGAACACTCATAAATAAATTTGGAAAAGAAAAGGCAAGTTATGCACTTGCATTGACTGGATTTATTGTTGCAATACCGGTGTTTTTTGATGTAGGATTTATATTGATAGTGCCTATTGTTTATTCTTTGGCAAGAGAGACTAAAAAATCTGTACTTCATTATGGAATACCTTTACTTGCAGGATTAGCAGTTACTCATGCTTTTGTTCCACCAACACCAGGTCCAGTTGCGGTAGCACAACTTGTGAATGCCGATCTTGGTAAGGTGATATTATTTGGTATAATTGCTGGAATTCCTTCTGCGATACTTGCTGGACCTGTTTTTGGTAAGTATATAGGTAAAAAAATAAATGTTGGTGTTCCAGATTATATGATGGAAGGTATTGAAAAAGAAATAGATGAAAAAGATTTACCGAGTTTTTCTACTATTTTTTCTTTAATATTAATACCTTTAATATTAATACCTTTAGTATTGATAGTTTTAAATACTATTTCAAGTACATTTTTAGATCCTAATACATTTTTTGCAAAATTGTTGAAATTCATAGGTCATCCATTTACAGCACTTACAGTGGCTACAATCCTTTCTTTTATAGTTCTGGGGCGGTTTAGAGGATTATCAAAAGAAGATATAAATAAGGTTTCAACATCAGCTTTAAATTCTTCAGGTCTTATTATATTAATAACTGGAGCTGGAGGAGTCTTTAAACAGATTCTCATAGATAGTGGAGTTGGTGATGTATTAGCCCAATCAGTATCTTCTTTGAATTTGAGTCCCATTTTATTGGCATTTATAATAGCTTTAATAGTTAGAGTAGCTGCAGGATCTGCTACTGTTGCTATGATGACTGCAGGTGGAATTGTTGCACCTATGCTTTCAAATTTTAGTGTAGAGCCAGCTTTAATAGTTATTGCGATAGCTTCTGGATCAACTGCTCTATCTCATGTTAATGATAGTGGATTTTGGCTTGTTAATAGATATTTTGGTATAAATGAAAAAGATACATTGAGATCATGGACTGTTATGGAAACTATAATAGGTTTAGTTGGTTTGAGTGTTGCTTTGATATTAGATATATTTATTTGATGAAATAGGAGGAAAAATATGAAAATAGGTCTTGTCGGTCTTGGAAAAATGGGACTAAATCTAACAAAAAATATGATAAACAAAGGTTATGAAGTTTATACATTTGACAAAGATTCTCAAAGAATAAGAATGTCAGAAAAAGTAGGGGCTATAGGTTGCATATCTTTAAAAAATTTATGCAAAAAACTTAAAGAAAATAGAATTTTATGGATAATGGTTCCTTCTGGAAATCCAACGGAAGATGTATTAAATGAATTAAAAAATTATCTCGATAAAAAAGATATAATAATAGAAGCTGGGAATTCTAATTATAAAGATTCTATGAGAAGATTTGAAAATTTTCAAAATATAGATATTGATTACTTAGATGCTGGAATAAGCGGTGGACAAGATGGAGCTTTAAATGGAATTTGTGCCATGATCGGAGGAAAAGAATCAACGTTTAAAAAGGTTGAAAGAATTTTTAAAGATATATCTATTGAAAATGGTTATTTATATACTGGAAAATCTGGTAGCGGTCATTTTTCGAAAATGATACATAATGGTATAGAATATGGAATGCTTCAAGCCATTGGAGAAGGATTTGAAATACTTGAAAAAAGTGATTTTGATTATGATATGGAATCTCTTGCAGATCTTTGGAATCATGGTTCTGTTATAAGAGGTTGGCTTATGGAATTGACAAAAAATGTGTTTAATAAAGATAAGAATTTAGATACAATAAAAGGTGTGATAGATGCAAATGGTGAAGGACTTTGGACAGCTCAAACAGCTTTAGAAATGGGAATACCAGCACCAGTTATTACAGCATCTGTTATGGTTAGGCATAGATCTAAACAAGAAGATACATATTCTGGAAAATTAATAGC
The Oceanotoga teriensis genome window above contains:
- a CDS encoding gluconokinase — translated: MYYMGVDIGTTNTKAVLFDEKNNLIDIKSFGYKIIKNKDDRFQEQDPETIFYGVLNVIKNLKEKYDLNEKNLKFISFSAMMHSLILIDDNDEVISNCIIWADRRSESITDEYKTNYKAHKFYAISGTPAHPMSPFYKILWFKRNKKNLFMKTKKFISIKDYIFFKLFGKYITDYSIASATGLFDIRTLKWSEEIINEIGIDKSNLSEVVPTTHILKGINSDYKELENIKNVDFIVGASDGCLANLGSNSINKNVASVTIGTSGAIRTSCDQAYTDEQGKTFCYYLDENLYIIGGAINNGGIAYEWIIQKLFSDDKDYKDLDNRLKSVKEGSDGLIFIPFIFGERAPYWDSSLKGSFLGIKNNHTKDHFLKACVEGICFSIKDVLNSISSLSNGIKKINLNGGIFQSEEWIKTFSDISGIELNLYETHESSALGAIILGKKAVGEIKDLNDFSFDISEIKKYCFNSEKHEFYKKRFELYKEGINLLYKFNKKI
- the gnd gene encoding phosphogluconate dehydrogenase (NAD(+)-dependent, decarboxylating), translating into MKIGLVGLGKMGLNLTKNMINKGYEVYTFDKDSQRIRMSEKVGAIGCISLKNLCKKLKENRILWIMVPSGNPTEDVLNELKNYLDKKDIIIEAGNSNYKDSMRRFENFQNIDIDYLDAGISGGQDGALNGICAMIGGKESTFKKVERIFKDISIENGYLYTGKSGSGHFSKMIHNGIEYGMLQAIGEGFEILEKSDFDYDMESLADLWNHGSVIRGWLMELTKNVFNKDKNLDTIKGVIDANGEGLWTAQTALEMGIPAPVITASVMVRHRSKQEDTYSGKLIASLRNEFGGHSIIENK
- a CDS encoding GntP family permease, yielding MSMAAYLGIVMVVGVIVLLFMVIKLKVQAFISLLIVSMGVGIFSGMPLDKVITSMTNGMGGTLGFIAVVVGLGSMFGKMLEVSGGTQRLARTLINKFGKEKASYALALTGFIVAIPVFFDVGFILIVPIVYSLARETKKSVLHYGIPLLAGLAVTHAFVPPTPGPVAVAQLVNADLGKVILFGIIAGIPSAILAGPVFGKYIGKKINVGVPDYMMEGIEKEIDEKDLPSFSTIFSLILIPLILIPLVLIVLNTISSTFLDPNTFFAKLLKFIGHPFTALTVATILSFIVLGRFRGLSKEDINKVSTSALNSSGLIILITGAGGVFKQILIDSGVGDVLAQSVSSLNLSPILLAFIIALIVRVAAGSATVAMMTAGGIVAPMLSNFSVEPALIVIAIASGSTALSHVNDSGFWLVNRYFGINEKDTLRSWTVMETIIGLVGLSVALILDIFI